In Drosophila innubila isolate TH190305 chromosome 2R unlocalized genomic scaffold, UK_Dinn_1.0 1_C_2R, whole genome shotgun sequence, the following are encoded in one genomic region:
- the LOC117785465 gene encoding phosphatidate phosphatase LPIN1 isoform X1, translating to MNSLVRVFSNLQDFYNDINAATLTGAIDVIAVEQEDGEYQCSPFHVRFGKLGVLRSREKVVDIEINGAPVDIQMKLGDSGEAFFVEECPEDDDEELPENLATSPIPKSFLQSLNKGNDTMEDISGVIADKNASDDLQIPLPMPRRNSIDLSKEEPKEIANEGTKYENQVSDYTQRRHTENEMDARRLGHKRLEYTTLKMRKEWAEHEEFFQDTKALEKVPNTKVESEAKEPVQSELKVTSESAEQPNDDKKYEQLIADFKQRGYSDDDIKSRIHGHKIKEMLMVAFIEQKEKEKDKKAADLELTKSELKSVPASAPAPASIPAPAVAAVGAATNEPINKDESKSKTKKRRKKSQMKKKNSQRKTSSSSSIGSAAGGDAGHMDASSELNSVQVSNIDESTTDVAASICIFNQNNNNTNSNSSNDEQATASLLTAHSELTTPTTTATGATGAAGAAVAAHKCHDFDIHFFSDTEISTPTSIGASNAPRVGGRPSTPIQSDSELETTMRDKRHVGHDDETSALWKWGELPTPEQAKGSVSAADAQQSERHSMLSNMFSFMKRANRLRKEGAANQAGDIYLSDLDAGMIDPEMAALYFPSPKPKEAKATHSGDEDRESGNGTSLPHSPSSLEENQKSLDSDFDDSKQQLDKKYLDLVSMSMCGMQENGGPPSDEEFDRQLVTYPDVCKNPHMFSSPNLVVRLNGKYYTWMTACPIVMTMIAFQKQLTEDAIEQLISPLSPISPISRDMGDDKPEAVHPTDTVGQTKRSWWSWRRSQDAVPNQANNNIGKSAVKNVNLDKDEKDGDQAAVSTQTSRPNSPDITDPTLSKSDSLVNAENTSALVDNLEELTMTSNKSDEPKERYKKSLRLSSAAIKKLNLKEGMNEIEFSVTTAYQGTTRCKCYLFRWKHNDKVVISDIDGTITKSDVLGHILPMVGKDWAQLGVAQLFSKIEQNGYKLLYLSARAIGQSRVTREYLRSIRQGNVMLPDGPLLLNPTSLISAFHREVIEKKPEQFKIACLSDIRDLFPKRDPFYAGYGNRINDVWAYRAVGIPIMRIFTINTKGELKHELTQTFQSSGYINQSLEVDEYFPPLMHTDEYEYRTDIFDNDDMEDELQFSDDSDIELDDDYNHDNDDDNNDYDDGGALFADDVKKHFYPYHLHKKLEST from the exons ATGAACAGTTTGGTGCGCGTGTTTAGCAATTTGCAAGACTTTTACAACGACATCAATGCGGCCACATTGACTGGAGCCATCGATGTGATCGCCGTGGAGCAGGAGGATGGCGAATACCAGTGCTCCCCTTTCCATGTGCGCTTCGGCAAGCTTGGCGTGCTGCGCAGTCGCGAGAAAGTG GTGGACATTGAAATAAATGGAGCACCCGTGGACATACAGATGAAGCTGGGCGATTCCGGCGAGGCATTCTTTGTGGAGGAATGCCCGGAGGATGACGATGAGGAATTGCCCGAAAATTTGGCCACATCACCTATACCAAAGAGTTTCCTGCAGTCCCTGAACAAGGGCAACGACACCATGGAGGACATAAGCGGCGTGATCGCAGACAA aaATGCTAGCGATGATTTGCAAATCCCGTTGCCAATGCCGCGTCGCAACTCCATTGATCTATCCAAGGAGGAGCCCAAGGAAATTGCCAACGAGGGCACCAAATACGAGAATCAAGTCTCGGATTACACACAGCGCAG GCACACTGAGAACGAGATGGATGCCCGTAGATTGGGTCACAAGCGCTTGGAGTATACCACACTGAAGATGCGCAAGGAATGGGCTGAGCATGAGGAATTCTTTCAAGACACAAAGGCGCTGGAGAAAGTGCCGAATACCAAAGTGGAGTCGGAAGCCAAGGAACCTGTCCAGAGCGAATTGAAGGTGACCAGCGAGTCCGCGGAGCAACCCAACGATGATAAGAAATACGAGCAGCTAATCGCGGACTTCAAACAGCGCGG GTACTCGGATGACGATATAAAGTCCAGGATACACGGCCATAAAATCAAGGAAATGCTTATGGTAGCTTTTATAGAGCAaaaggagaaagagaaagataaGAAAGCAGCGGATTTAGAGCTGACCAAGAGTGAGTTGAAGTCTGTTCCGGCTTCGGCTCCGGCTCCGGCTTCGATTCCGGCTCCAGCTGTAGCAGCAGTGGGAGCAGCTACCAACGAGCCAATTAACAAGGATGAGTCCAAGAGCAAAACAAAGAAGCGTCGCAAGAAGTCgcagatgaagaagaagaattcaCAACGCAAGACATCCTCAAGCAGCTCCATTGGCAGCGCCGCTGGCGGCGATGCTGGCCACATGGATGCCAGTTCTGAACTGAACTCGGTTCAGGTGAGCAACATTGATGAGAGCACCACAGATGTGGCTGccagcatttgcattttcaaccaaaacaacaacaacacaaattcCAACTCGTCCAACGACGAGCAGGCAACCGCATCCCTGTTAACGGCCCACAGTGAACtgaccacgcccacaacaacagcaacaggggcaacaggagcagctggagcagcagtAGCCGCCCACAAATGTCATGACTTTGACATACACTTCTTCAGCGACACGGAGATCTCAACGCCCACAAGCATTGGAGCCTCGAATGCTCCACGTGTCGGCGGACGACCCTCGACCCCGATCCAGAGTGACAGCGAACTGGAGACGACAATGCGGGACAAGCGCCACGTGGGTCACGACGATGAGACCAGTGCTCTGTGGAAGTGGGGCGAGTTGCCCACACCGGAGCAGGCCAAGGGCAGCGTCAGTGCTGCGGACGCGCAGCAGAGTGAGCGTCATTCCATGTTGAGCAACATGTTCAGTTTCATGAAGCGGGCCAATCGTTTGAGGAAGGAAGGTGCCGCCAATCAGGCGGGTGACATTTATCTGTCTGACCTGGATGCGGGCATGATTGATCCCGAAATGGCAGCTCTCTACTTTCCCAGTCCCAAGCCCAAGGAGGCGAAGGCAACGCACAGCGGGGATGAGGATCGGGAGAGTGGCAATGGCACCAGTCTGCCACACTCACCCAGCTCCCTGGAGGAGAACCAAAAGAGCTTGGACTCGGACTTCGATGACAGCAAGCAGCAGCTGGATAAAAA atACTTGGACTTGGTTTCCATGTCCATGTGTGGCATGCAGGAGAATGGAGGACCACCCTCGGACGAGGAGTTTGATCGACAACTGGTCACTTATCCCGAT GTGTGCAAAAATCCACACATGTTCTCATCGCCAAATCTAGTTGTACGTCTAAATGGTAAATACTACACTTGGATGACTGCATGTCCCATTGTCATGACAATGATAGCATTCCAGAAACAACTAACCGAA GATGCCATCGAGCAGCTGATATCGCCATTATCACCAATATCGCCAATATCGCGTGATATGGGCGACGACAAACCCGAGGCTGTCCACCCGACGGACACGGTTGGTCAAACCAAACGTTCCTGGTGGAGCTGGCGAAGATCTCAGGATGCAGTGCCCAATCAGGCTAACAATAACATCGGCAAGAGCGCCGTCAAGAACGTGAATCTTGACAAAGATGAGAAGG ATGGTGATCAGGCTGCCGTGAGCACGCAAACATCGCGTCCCAATTCGCCGGATATAACAGATCCCACGCTGAGCAAGAGCGATTCGCTTGTGAATGCCGAAAACACCTCCGCATTGGTGGATAATCTCGAGGAGCTGACCATGACATCCAATAAGAGCGATGAGCCCAAAGAGCGCTACAAGAAATCGCTACGCTTAAGCTCAGCAGCCATT AAAAAGCTCAACTTGAAGGAGGGCATGAATGAGATCGAGTTTAGTGTGACGACCGCTTATCAGGGCACAACACGCTGCAAGTGTTATTTGTTCCGTTGGAAGCATAATGATAAGGTGGTTATATCGGACATTGATGGCACCATTACCAAATCGGATGTATTGGGTCACATATTGCCGATGGTGGGCAAGGATTGGGCGCAATTGGGTGTCGCTCAGCTCTTCTCGAAAATTGAGCAGAATGGCTATAAACTACTTTATCTATCGGCACGTGCCATTGGCCAATCACGCGTGACACGCGAATATTTACGCTCCATACGTCAGGGCAATGTTATGCTGCCCGATGGACCATTATTGCTGAATCCCACATCATTGATATCCGCATTCCATCGCGAAGTGATCGAAAAGAAACCAGAACAATTTAAGATCGCCTGTTTGTCAGACATCCGTGATCTCTTCCCAAAAAGGGATCCCTTCTATGCCGGCTACGGCAATCGTATTAAT GATGTGTGGGCTTATCGCGCTGTGGGAATACCCATAATGCGTATTTTTACGATTAACACCAAGGGCGAGCTTAAGCACGAATTGACCCAAACATTCCAGTCATC TGGCTACATCAATCAGTCGCTTGAGGTCGATGAATACTTTCCCCCTCTGATGCACACCGATGAGTACGAGTATCGCACCGATATCTTCGATAACGATGACATGGAGGATGAGCTACAATTCAGCGATGATTCCGATATTGAACTTGACGACGATTACAATCACGACAacgatgatgataataatgattatgatgatgggGGCGCTCTCTTTGCTGACGATGTGAAGAAACACTTTTATCCTTACCACCTACATAAAAAGTTAGAGTCTACATAA
- the LOC117785465 gene encoding phosphatidate phosphatase LPIN1 isoform X4: MNSLVRVFSNLQDFYNDINAATLTGAIDVIAVEQEDGEYQCSPFHVRFGKLGVLRSREKVVDIEINGAPVDIQMKLGDSGEAFFVEECPEDDDEELPENLATSPIPKSFLQSLNKGNDTMEDISGVIADKNASDDLQIPLPMPRRNSIDLSKEEPKEIANEGTKYENQVSDYTQRRHTENEMDARRLGHKRLEYTTLKMRKEWAEHEEFFQDTKALEKVPNTKVESEAKEPVQSELKVTSESAEQPNDDKKYEQLIADFKQRGYSDDDIKSRIHGHKIKEMLMVAFIEQKEKEKDKKAADLELTKSELKSVPASAPAPASIPAPAVAAVGAATNEPINKDESKSKTKKRRKKSQMKKKNSQRKTSSSSSIGSAAGGDAGHMDASSELNSVQVSNIDESTTDVAASICIFNQNNNNTNSNSSNDEQATASLLTAHSELTTPTTTATGATGAAGAAVAAHKCHDFDIHFFSDTEISTPTSIGASNAPRVGGRPSTPIQSDSELETTMRDKRHVGHDDETSALWKWGELPTPEQAKGSVSAADAQQSERHSMLSNMFSFMKRANRLRKEGAANQAGDIYLSDLDAGMIDPEMAALYFPSPKPKEAKATHSGDEDRESGNGTSLPHSPSSLEENQKSLDSDFDDSKQQLDKKYLDLVSMSMCGMQENGGPPSDEEFDRQLVTYPDDAIEQLISPLSPISPISRDMGDDKPEAVHPTDTVGQTKRSWWSWRRSQDAVPNQANNNIGKSAVKNVNLDKDEKDGDQAAVSTQTSRPNSPDITDPTLSKSDSLVNAENTSALVDNLEELTMTSNKSDEPKERYKKSLRLSSAAIKKLNLKEGMNEIEFSVTTAYQGTTRCKCYLFRWKHNDKVVISDIDGTITKSDVLGHILPMVGKDWAQLGVAQLFSKIEQNGYKLLYLSARAIGQSRVTREYLRSIRQGNVMLPDGPLLLNPTSLISAFHREVIEKKPEQFKIACLSDIRDLFPKRDPFYAGYGNRINDVWAYRAVGIPIMRIFTINTKGELKHELTQTFQSSGYINQSLEVDEYFPPLMHTDEYEYRTDIFDNDDMEDELQFSDDSDIELDDDYNHDNDDDNNDYDDGGALFADDVKKHFYPYHLHKKLEST, translated from the exons ATGAACAGTTTGGTGCGCGTGTTTAGCAATTTGCAAGACTTTTACAACGACATCAATGCGGCCACATTGACTGGAGCCATCGATGTGATCGCCGTGGAGCAGGAGGATGGCGAATACCAGTGCTCCCCTTTCCATGTGCGCTTCGGCAAGCTTGGCGTGCTGCGCAGTCGCGAGAAAGTG GTGGACATTGAAATAAATGGAGCACCCGTGGACATACAGATGAAGCTGGGCGATTCCGGCGAGGCATTCTTTGTGGAGGAATGCCCGGAGGATGACGATGAGGAATTGCCCGAAAATTTGGCCACATCACCTATACCAAAGAGTTTCCTGCAGTCCCTGAACAAGGGCAACGACACCATGGAGGACATAAGCGGCGTGATCGCAGACAA aaATGCTAGCGATGATTTGCAAATCCCGTTGCCAATGCCGCGTCGCAACTCCATTGATCTATCCAAGGAGGAGCCCAAGGAAATTGCCAACGAGGGCACCAAATACGAGAATCAAGTCTCGGATTACACACAGCGCAG GCACACTGAGAACGAGATGGATGCCCGTAGATTGGGTCACAAGCGCTTGGAGTATACCACACTGAAGATGCGCAAGGAATGGGCTGAGCATGAGGAATTCTTTCAAGACACAAAGGCGCTGGAGAAAGTGCCGAATACCAAAGTGGAGTCGGAAGCCAAGGAACCTGTCCAGAGCGAATTGAAGGTGACCAGCGAGTCCGCGGAGCAACCCAACGATGATAAGAAATACGAGCAGCTAATCGCGGACTTCAAACAGCGCGG GTACTCGGATGACGATATAAAGTCCAGGATACACGGCCATAAAATCAAGGAAATGCTTATGGTAGCTTTTATAGAGCAaaaggagaaagagaaagataaGAAAGCAGCGGATTTAGAGCTGACCAAGAGTGAGTTGAAGTCTGTTCCGGCTTCGGCTCCGGCTCCGGCTTCGATTCCGGCTCCAGCTGTAGCAGCAGTGGGAGCAGCTACCAACGAGCCAATTAACAAGGATGAGTCCAAGAGCAAAACAAAGAAGCGTCGCAAGAAGTCgcagatgaagaagaagaattcaCAACGCAAGACATCCTCAAGCAGCTCCATTGGCAGCGCCGCTGGCGGCGATGCTGGCCACATGGATGCCAGTTCTGAACTGAACTCGGTTCAGGTGAGCAACATTGATGAGAGCACCACAGATGTGGCTGccagcatttgcattttcaaccaaaacaacaacaacacaaattcCAACTCGTCCAACGACGAGCAGGCAACCGCATCCCTGTTAACGGCCCACAGTGAACtgaccacgcccacaacaacagcaacaggggcaacaggagcagctggagcagcagtAGCCGCCCACAAATGTCATGACTTTGACATACACTTCTTCAGCGACACGGAGATCTCAACGCCCACAAGCATTGGAGCCTCGAATGCTCCACGTGTCGGCGGACGACCCTCGACCCCGATCCAGAGTGACAGCGAACTGGAGACGACAATGCGGGACAAGCGCCACGTGGGTCACGACGATGAGACCAGTGCTCTGTGGAAGTGGGGCGAGTTGCCCACACCGGAGCAGGCCAAGGGCAGCGTCAGTGCTGCGGACGCGCAGCAGAGTGAGCGTCATTCCATGTTGAGCAACATGTTCAGTTTCATGAAGCGGGCCAATCGTTTGAGGAAGGAAGGTGCCGCCAATCAGGCGGGTGACATTTATCTGTCTGACCTGGATGCGGGCATGATTGATCCCGAAATGGCAGCTCTCTACTTTCCCAGTCCCAAGCCCAAGGAGGCGAAGGCAACGCACAGCGGGGATGAGGATCGGGAGAGTGGCAATGGCACCAGTCTGCCACACTCACCCAGCTCCCTGGAGGAGAACCAAAAGAGCTTGGACTCGGACTTCGATGACAGCAAGCAGCAGCTGGATAAAAA atACTTGGACTTGGTTTCCATGTCCATGTGTGGCATGCAGGAGAATGGAGGACCACCCTCGGACGAGGAGTTTGATCGACAACTGGTCACTTATCCCGAT GATGCCATCGAGCAGCTGATATCGCCATTATCACCAATATCGCCAATATCGCGTGATATGGGCGACGACAAACCCGAGGCTGTCCACCCGACGGACACGGTTGGTCAAACCAAACGTTCCTGGTGGAGCTGGCGAAGATCTCAGGATGCAGTGCCCAATCAGGCTAACAATAACATCGGCAAGAGCGCCGTCAAGAACGTGAATCTTGACAAAGATGAGAAGG ATGGTGATCAGGCTGCCGTGAGCACGCAAACATCGCGTCCCAATTCGCCGGATATAACAGATCCCACGCTGAGCAAGAGCGATTCGCTTGTGAATGCCGAAAACACCTCCGCATTGGTGGATAATCTCGAGGAGCTGACCATGACATCCAATAAGAGCGATGAGCCCAAAGAGCGCTACAAGAAATCGCTACGCTTAAGCTCAGCAGCCATT AAAAAGCTCAACTTGAAGGAGGGCATGAATGAGATCGAGTTTAGTGTGACGACCGCTTATCAGGGCACAACACGCTGCAAGTGTTATTTGTTCCGTTGGAAGCATAATGATAAGGTGGTTATATCGGACATTGATGGCACCATTACCAAATCGGATGTATTGGGTCACATATTGCCGATGGTGGGCAAGGATTGGGCGCAATTGGGTGTCGCTCAGCTCTTCTCGAAAATTGAGCAGAATGGCTATAAACTACTTTATCTATCGGCACGTGCCATTGGCCAATCACGCGTGACACGCGAATATTTACGCTCCATACGTCAGGGCAATGTTATGCTGCCCGATGGACCATTATTGCTGAATCCCACATCATTGATATCCGCATTCCATCGCGAAGTGATCGAAAAGAAACCAGAACAATTTAAGATCGCCTGTTTGTCAGACATCCGTGATCTCTTCCCAAAAAGGGATCCCTTCTATGCCGGCTACGGCAATCGTATTAAT GATGTGTGGGCTTATCGCGCTGTGGGAATACCCATAATGCGTATTTTTACGATTAACACCAAGGGCGAGCTTAAGCACGAATTGACCCAAACATTCCAGTCATC TGGCTACATCAATCAGTCGCTTGAGGTCGATGAATACTTTCCCCCTCTGATGCACACCGATGAGTACGAGTATCGCACCGATATCTTCGATAACGATGACATGGAGGATGAGCTACAATTCAGCGATGATTCCGATATTGAACTTGACGACGATTACAATCACGACAacgatgatgataataatgattatgatgatgggGGCGCTCTCTTTGCTGACGATGTGAAGAAACACTTTTATCCTTACCACCTACATAAAAAGTTAGAGTCTACATAA